A stretch of DNA from Schizosaccharomyces osmophilus chromosome 2, complete sequence:
ATCTTGGAAAACATTCACTACAGAAGCATCGTCAACGGCATTCAAAATCCCGTGAGCATTAATTTTAAATAGAGCGAGGGCTATTTGAAATAACACGTTAGGTCCGTTTGTTATGAAATAATCGAGGATTTGCATAGCGTAATCTAGTCGGAAATCCTTGataaaaagtgaaaaaaaccaatttaTTGTAATAAGTCTCAAGTCCATCTTCATctcaaatattttttgataaagATGAGGAAGTGTCTGTTGTAGGGTGTACTCAAAAACAGTAAGATCAAGTAAAAGACCGTGAATTAATTTGCCATAATACCCAGGGACGTAAAGTTCAGATATCTGAGAGAACAAGAAATAAGCCTGTTCTTCAGTACAATAGATCAATAAGGCTGCAACAACGATATTTATTGCCTGGCAATAGCCCATATCAGTTTTTACTCCAGAATAAAATCTCAAGACTCTTCTCAAGGCATCTATACCTGTTTTCGATTGATAAGCTGGATAGGACGGTAAACTTCTTGACAAAtctctttcaatttcatctcCATACTCACAAGTTTCTGTTAGTACTCTATTAACATTATCGTtataaaagctttttgatttccaaCGCCAATACAAGCTTCCAGAGCATGTTTCCCATACGTCTGCTCTCAAATTATCTGGAATGCCATTCTGCAATAgcgtaaagaaaaaaggggTTTGCACAAAGTTAAAATTGGCTCCgctttttagaaaataCTTTCTCCATCGATCGAGttgttccttttcatgTATATCTGAATGAAACTTCGGGTTTATTAATTTCGAGGGAAATCCAAAGAGTGCTCCCAATCCTGTCGAAAAATTAAGTCGATGATATAACGTTGCTTGATTTTCGTTATTACTTTTCTTGAGTATTCCAgaatgaagaagcttttctGATGCTAAAGTATGTAGGAATTCTTTAACATCGCCAGCCTCAGGTGAAGTCACTCGTAATTGTCGTAGTAATCGATCACAAAAAAGTTCAGACTGTTGACGTGTACCCTTTATAGTAAGATGTAtaatttggttttgaaggGTTATTAAATCGAATACAAACACATCGGTGTCTGATGCTGTCCGTTCTACTTGCCTGATAGTAGAGAGAGGAAACGTAAATCGAGTCTTTAAATCCAAACtatgaaagcaaaggaaagagGTACTAATGTAAATGCTTccaaaaattagaaaatcattatatttaatttcaCAAGATGAGCCAACgataatttcttcttgcttCGTCAagcgaaagaaaacagCTGGTGGTAGTAGTCCTTCATAAGCTTCGTAGTTATTTTCTGGAAAAACATGcttcaataaattcattGATTAATCATTCTGAACCTTTTACCAATAAAAGGCTCCAGAAACTTTTCTCTCGATTTTACGGCTTAAGTTGTTGTCAAAAGCCAGTTTGAATGAGGTCTTGTCGTCGGGTAACAAAGTCCATCACATCTAGACTCagtttatttacattgcTCTTTATTGCTATATTAAAATTTAATTACGAACTTATAGGTTAGTCCAATTATGTTTAGTAAACAATTGTTATTAAAACATTAGTTACATtatttatagaaaaagCATAATACTCAGTAACTCATAGCATATTATCAACAGAAGTCATTTGAGCCTGTTCATGgtaaaatgaaatctttttgaacaTTAATAAGAGTATTCTGTAAAGACTTTTGTTGGCAAAGTAAATCATTAAAAGCAATCGTATGctgaagaaattgttcCAGATGGCTTTCAGGAGGAGAACCGCTAAATTCTAAGattgttagtaaacaacAACTCAGTAGAAGATTAAATACTTACTTAGGAGTAATCCGTTAATGCGGCTGGCTATGTACTTCTGAAAGTCATTCTCTAAGAAGAAAGATAAGGGACTAGAAGATGGATCATAATACGCAAGAAGTCCCATACTTAACttaatcattttctttagatCTTGACTTTCAGCTTTTTcataatcattaaaaaattgttgcGAATAATTCATGACTGGATCTAAAATCTTCATCTCTTCTTGCTCCGAAATAACACCAGAGAAAGAGGCTGAGTATGAGCGGACTTGTTGCATATTTCGTAttaattgaagaaattggaGAAAccgaagagaaagagatAGGTCCTGGCAATCCTGAATTGCTTGGGGATATTTTACAGTAATTTCTTGTACAGCAGAGGCCAAATCTCCATTGCACAATAACTGGTTAATCACTATAAAGGTTAGAAATAGTTTGGAAGGAAAGCACGTACTTTTTCTGACGTTTACGCCTGAATGTATCACCTTTTCGGGACAGAACTCTTGTGCCGTTTCTACATAGCCATGGTTTATGAGAAATGACGAGATAAGGTCTTTTAGTAAACTTTTCCGTTCATTCTGTTCATCAGCTGAGACAAACTTCAAAGATTTATTCagtaatttttctttttcttcttgaacgGCATGATCAATCTCATAAAGAAATGATGTTTGACCAAAGTTTGCCCTAATGTGCTCACCTTGGCTTTTCAGCCCTACCGTCGGGTACAAGGAATCGCTCACGTTTGTAAATGCTACCCCTAAATATGCTCcattttttgtataaaatATCGTTTTGTTAATAAGATTCAACCCACATCCCACGACATCGCCAGTTTGAAATTGTGGTCCATATCGTTCTCCGGTTTTCGATCCATGGTAGATTTCACCATTGTGTCCATGATAACCCCAGCTTTCTGAAGTGTTTCCTGGTAAACGCCCTGTTTGTGTATTCTTCTTACAGAACCCGACACATATTCTACCTTCTTTACCACAAGACAATACTTGGACTTCATAGTAATAGACAGAACAGTTGTTTGGTACAGGAAAATCTGATCGGGTTAAAGCCGCATCATGTTCGCTTCCACTATCTGGGCCTTATAATGAATATTAGAAACTATTGTACCAAATATGCCGGTAACTTAccgaaaaaagaagcctcCAGATTGCTTTGCATGACCTCTATAAAATCAGATTTTTCTCTCGTGCTCCATGTTTGAGGTAAAGGATTGGCATTCTTAGCTGTATAATCGACGCTTGGTGATTCGGtatctttcaaatattgTTCCCATCGTAGCCATTGAGGCTCTTTGGTCAGCAATTTCTCACCGTAATTTGTTCCATGAATATACTCAGGTAATTCTCTATAGGAGGTCAGCgttctttttgagtttcCCAATGATTTTGTCATGATGGTTGTTCCTAAGATGCATGCGTAAGTAAGGAATATGTAGATGACTGAAGGTTATAACACGATTGACAATACAGGTAGCAAAACGaccaaattttttccaaaaacagCTGTTTGGTAGTTATATTAAGGATTTAAGTTAAGTGGTCGTTTTTATGTGTTCGGTTTTCTATTGATTTGCTCAGTGCTAATGTGGTTTTCACTAACGGCGGTAAGATGAGGTAGTACACTatgtaataaaaaactagCCCTTCATACTATGCTATTACATTAATCTTCTTTAGTATATATTATAGCAATgcattctttcaaaatatcaCCGTCTAATAGCACTCACTCCTGAGTACAAGTGAACTACCTGATAACACTAGATCAAGATATCCTGTACTTCAACTAACAACTCGTACATACAGCAATTAGTTAGGACAACAGATATGAGCTATAGATATCGCTAAAGGCTTTTTATGATTTGAAACCATTACAAAGCAACgtattttaaagaaaggcTCAGTTTTACAATCAAAAGGAACCgaattgttttgaaaaaagcatttaAGTTTTGCATAATGAAACATTGGATTTCTCCATAAGACATGTAAAACTTGAAGCAGTGGATAAAACTCATTAATTCCTCGTTTATAAGAAATTATATTTCGTCAATTTCCTTGTAGCGTTGCATTAAAAGACGTTTGTATTCAACGGCATCTTTACTCCATAGCTCTGCGGCTCTAATGATAAATGGTTAGCACTCTTGTAATTAATAGAATAAACATACTGAGCATTCAGAGGCGAAGCGTTGTTAGGTTCTCCAAGAAGGCTTTGAAGGGATAATAG
This window harbors:
- the gid1 gene encoding GID complex subunit, Ran GTPase binding protein Gid1, whose amino-acid sequence is MTKSLGNSKRTLTSYRELPEYIHGTNYGEKLLTKEPQWLRWEQYLKDTESPSVDYTAKNANPLPQTWSTREKSDFIEVMQSNLEASFFGPDSGSEHDAALTRSDFPVPNNCSVYYYEVQVLSCGKEGRICVGFCKKNTQTGRLPGNTSESWGYHGHNGEIYHGSKTGERYGPQFQTGDVVGCGLNLINKTIFYTKNGAYLGVAFTNVSDSLYPTVGLKSQGEHIRANFGQTSFLYEIDHAVQEEKEKLLNKSLKFVSADEQNERKSLLKDLISSFLINHGYVETAQEFCPEKVIHSGVNVRKMINQLLCNGDLASAVQEITVKYPQAIQDCQDLSLSLRFLQFLQLIRNMQQVRSYSASFSGVISEQEEMKILDPVMNYSQQFFNDYEKAESQDLKKMIKLSMGLLAYYDPSSSPLSFFLENDFQKYIASRINGLLLKFSGSPPESHLEQFLQHTIAFNDLLCQQKSLQNTLINVQKDFILP
- the gyp2 gene encoding Rab GAP Gyp2, giving the protein MNLLKHVFPENNYEAYEGLLPPAVFFRLTKQEEIIVGSSCEIKYNDFLIFGSIYISTSFLCFHSLDLKTRFTFPLSTIRQVERTASDTDVFVFDLITLQNQIIHLTIKGTRQQSELFCDRLLRQLRVTSPEAGDVKEFLHTLASEKLLHSGILKKSNNENQATLYHRLNFSTGLGALFGFPSKLINPKFHSDIHEKEQLDRWRKYFLKSGANFNFVQTPFFFTLLQNGIPDNLRADVWETCSGSLYWRWKSKSFYNDNVNRVLTETCEYGDEIERDLSRSLPSYPAYQSKTGIDALRRVLRFYSGVKTDMGYCQAINIVVAALLIYCTEEQAYFLFSQISELYVPGYYGKLIHGLLLDLTVFEYTLQQTLPHLYQKIFEMKMDLRLITINWFFSLFIKDFRLDYAMQILDYFITNGPNVLFQIALALFKINAHGILNAVDDASVVNVFQDCFAKINTESSTTTCNGSTTNKPISSTFSQLQAIAFEYFDFITNGYILAKRTEFRETVLTSLKLFTKRSHLRGLYQHTKLSNISLESLYDAFIDGIGEDHLCHSRIMEQKINYNGFEKLIKKSIPRQIFLEKAAHYQKSERKLFKRLYNWLNRTSDLNVPLTFEKLIIGIETMNVLAKEAPEVFCFQLYDFNEEKKLQTDQIVELSESLILICCYEGNHEDDERLTVISDFLRSCFNKRKQNQKEVQISLEQFQYIAANTSLLPILGFFIEKLVKGMLTKRNTIQ